The following coding sequences lie in one Epinephelus lanceolatus isolate andai-2023 chromosome 24, ASM4190304v1, whole genome shotgun sequence genomic window:
- the LOC144461943 gene encoding uncharacterized protein LOC144461943 — protein sequence MSSNPVTAPVAAPVTANVQMDFQAVWDKFAEKHPVTLDGVVPSLLDRRAASEEHKRKLYERWLKYQKKLRVQHVISHFSRRLPSDSRVARWIVSRGWKSNIPSVRSVLEGWKPSSSL from the exons ATGTCGTCAAACCCTGTGACAGCCCCTGTGGCAGCCCCTGTGACAGCAAATGTGCAGATGGACTTCCAGGCTGTCTGGGATAAGTTTGCAGAGAAGCATCCAGTCACTTTGGACGGGGTGGTTCCTTCACTGCTGGACCGCAGGGCAGCTTCTGAGGAACACAAGCGGAAGCTCTACGAGCGCTGGCTGAAGTACCAGAAGAAGCTGAGGGTGCAGCATGTCATCT CCCATTTCAGTCGTCGCCTCCCCTCAGACAGCAGAGTGGCCAGATGGATTGTCAGTCGGGGGTGGAAGAGCAACATCCCGAGTGTCCGCAGTGTCCTGGAAGGGTGGAAGCCCAGCAGCAGCCTGTAA